The Acidipropionibacterium virtanenii DNA segment GATCAGGAGTGGATTTCAGGGGGAAGGCTGTGGTTCCACCGGGCACCGAATCGAGCCCAGCAGGAATGGGGCACCGGGATGACGACCCACCCGAGCAGACACCCCTCATCGCATAGATGACACAAGGAGGAGGGGAAGCCCGCACCTCCATCCCCCCACCCCCACACCCGGGCCAGGAACAGGCACCGGAGCAGAAGCCGTCAGGCACCAGGCGCCGGGCTCCACGCAAGAATGATCGGCGGCCCACCGGAAGTGATCGGGATCCGATCAGCAGTGGAAAACCACTGGAGGCCAACCGGCTCAGCTCCCAGACCCCACCGCCCCGCCGCCGGCCGATGCGCACAGGCAGAACGGGTGGCCGGCCGGATCCAGGAAGACCCGGAAGCTGCCCCGCTCACTGGGCTGATATTCGTGCTTCGTCGCGCCCATCCGCAGCACGGCGGCCTCGGCGTCATCCAGATCGTCGACCTCGACGTCGAGATGCATCTGCTGGGGCACCTCCTGCCCCGGCCACTGCGGCGCGCGGTAGCCGGCCACCCGCTGGAAGGAGATGCAGTCCGTCTCCCCACGGCATATCTCGGCCCACTCACCGTCATCGTCGATGTCGACTGACCAGCCGAGCAGCTCACCGTAGAACTCCGCGAGCACCCGCGGATCCGGGCAGTCCATGACGAAGGAGGGACACCGTGCGACAGCCATGTCGGCAGAGGCTAGTCGAGGCCGGGGCCACCGGTGCGCCATCATGGATCGGGCACCGCCCATATTCTCGAAGCCCGCACTCCGATGAGAAGAGGGAGAAGACCTTGGACATCCGCGACGCCACCGCCGAGGACGCGGCAGCCATCGCCGAGATCTACAACCATGCGATCCGACACTCGACGGCCACCTGGGACACCCGCACCGTCGACGTCGCGAACCGCAGAGCCTGGATCGCCGACCATCAGCAGGCCGGCGATCCGGTCCTGGTGGCCGTCAACACTGAGACGCCCGGCGAGAAACACATCCTGGGCTACGCCTCCTACAGCCAGTGGCGGCCCTTCGACGGCTACCGCCACACCGTGGAGCACTCGATCTACGTCCATCCCGATCTGCACGGCGGCGGCACCGGCACCGCACTCATGGCAGCCATCATCGATCGCGCCCGCGCTCGGGGCGTCCACGTCATGGTGGCGGGGATCGACGCCGCCAACACCGGCTCGATCCGCCTCCACGAACGCTTCGGGTTCTCGGCTGTCGGCCACCTACCCCAGGTGGGGGTCAAATTCGGCGGATGGCTGGATCTCACCTTCCTCCAGCTCACCCTCGACGACCGCGCCGAACCCCCGTCCTGACGCCGACCGCATCCCCGGCTCTCAGCCGCGCACCTCCGTGGGGATCGAGGCGACGTCAACCCCCGACGCCCGGGCCGCGATCGCCGCCACCTCGCGGTGCAGGGCGGTCCCGGTGCCCACCGACCAGTCGATCAGCGCACGCGCCGACGCCTCGTCGACCCCGCCGAACACGTCCGCCACGCTGACGCCGTGCCCCGGCGTCGCCAGCACGGTGATCTGATCGCCGGCGCTCACCTCCCCGCGACGCACCACCCGGAAATACACCCCGGTGCGCCCGTGGGCGGTGAACTCCTTGATGAGGTTCTTCCGCTCCAGGAAGTCGGCGAAGACATTGCAGGGCGTGCGCGGCGCCGTGGCCTCCAGCACCGCGGAACCGGCCCGCACCGTCGCGCCGATCTCCAGATCATCCAGCGCGATGCCCGAGGTCGTGAGATTCTCCCCGAACTCCCCCGCCTCCAGATCCCGTCCGAACTGTCCCCGCCAGTAGCGGTACTCCTCGCGGGAGAAGGCGTAGACGGCCTGGAACAGCCCGCCGTGATGCTTCCGATCGGCCTGGACGTCCCGGTAGAGCCCGTACGGCCGCACCGCGACAGCCCCCTCGACCGGCCGCTTGTCGATGGCCGTCACCCCGACGGTCCCCGGGGACCGGTGCAACTGGGAGACGACGTTGACGGCTTCGATCACCCCTGGCATGACGGCACTCTATCGGTGAGCAATCGGTGAGCAATCGGTGAGCACAGCACGCGGCCCCCCGAGGGCGGCCGCCGCTATCCACCCCGGACGCGCCTGTGGGGGCGCACCGAAGCGGTGCGCCCCCACAGGGTTCGTTGTGTCGACGACACGGGCACGTGCCCGAAGCCGTCCTTACCTACTTTGATCCTCGGCCATATGGTCTCCTCTCGTTGGGGACAATCATCACCGTAACGCGATCTGCGACGCAGCCAACAGGCATGTGCGGGAAGCCGGTCATCGACCCTGTGAGCTGTTGGCGAAGGCCCGGCACCGGGTCGCCGCCGGCCGGAAGTCACTACACTGGCCCCACCATGGACAGTGACAGTAGCGGCCGATTACCGGCTCCTCCCTCCATTCCTGAGGCCCCCGCCACCCCGGAGACCCACCTCCAGGAGGCGCTCCGTGTGGTTTGACATCCTCATGCTGGTTCTCGGCGTCATGCTGGTGGCCGGCAACGCGATCTTCGTGTCCGCGGAGTTCTCCCTGGTCGCCCTCGACCAGGCCTCCGTGGAGCGCAAGGCCGCCTCCGGGGAGTCCGGGGCCGCCACCGTCCTCAAGGCCTCCCGATCGCTGTCCACCCAGCTGTCGGGTACCCAGGTGGGCATCACCCTCACCACGATCCTGCTGGGCTACACCACCCAGACGTCGATCGCCGACATGCTCACCGGCGCGCTCGGCAATGCCGGCCTCGCCCAGGCCCTGGCCACCGCCATCGCCGCCTTCGTCGCCGCCGTCCTCATCAACCTGTTCTCGATGCTCTTCGGCGAACTGGTGCCCAAGAACATGGCGATGGCCCACCCGATGTGGACCGCCGGCAAGGTGGCCCCGGTCCAGATGTTCTTCACCACCCTCTTCCGCCCCCTCATCGTCGTCCTCAACGGTTCAGCGAACTGGCTGCTGCACCGGATGGGCATCGAACCCCGGGAGGAGATCTCCTCGGCCCGCTCGGCCACCGAGCTCGCGGCCCTGGTGCGTCACAGCGCCGAGGAGGGCACCCTGGACATCTCCACCGCCAGCCTGCTCACCAAGTCCATCCACATCAAGGAGCTCACCGCTGTCGACGTCATGACCGACCGCGGCCTGGTCACCACCCTTCCCGAGTCCGCGACGGCGGCCGACGTCGTCGCTCTGGCGGAGGAGACCGGCCACTCCCGCTTCCCGGTGATCGGGAGCAGTTTCGACGACGTGCTCGGCCTGGTGAGCCTGCGCCGGGCGGTGGGCGTGCCCTTCGAGCGCCGCGAGCAGGTCCCGGTGATGTCCTCCTCGCTGATCGCCGAGGCCCCCCGGGTACCCGAGACCGTGAATCTGCAGACGCTGCTCGTGCGGCTGCGCGAGGAGGGCCTCCAGATGGCGGTCGTCGTCGACGAGTACGGCGGCGTATCCGGGGTGGTCACCCTGGAGGACGTCGTGGAGGAGATCGTCGGGGAGGTCGCCGATGAGCACGACCAGCGCCGCCTGGGAATCCGGCCGCTGCCCGACGGCACCTACCTGGTGCCCGGACGGCTGCGGCCCGACGAGCTCAAGGAGCGCACCGGCGTCGTCGTGCCCGAGGACGCCCGCTACGAGACTCTCGGCGGACTCGTGATGGCATACCTCGAGAAGATCCCCGAGGCGGGAGATCGCGTCGAGGTCGACGGCGTCGGCCTCCAGGTGGCGCGGATGCGCGAGAGGCGGGTGCTGACGCTGACCGTCACACCGGCTCCCGAACCCGAGGAAGAGAACGAGGAGGCCGACAGGTGAGCCCCGTGACCGGTCTTCTCATCACCGTCCTGCTGCTGGGCGTCAACGCCTTCTTCGTGGCCGGGGAGTTCGCCGTGACCTCGTCGCGGCGCGCCCAGATCGAGCCGCTGTACGCCGAGGGCAGGCGCGGATCGACGACGGCGATGTACGCCCTGGAGCACGTCTCCCACATGCTGTCGATCTGCCAGCTGGGGGTCACCGTGGCGTCGACCACCCTCGGTGTGGTCGCCGAGCCGGCCATCGCCCACCTGGTCGAGGGCCCGCTGGTCGCCGCCGGACTGCCGGAGGCGTCCTCCCACGTCGTCGGTTTCGCCGTCGCCCTCCTGCTGGTGGTGTACCTCCATGTGGTCTTCGGCGAGATGGTGCCCAAGAACCTCTCGATCGCGATGCCGCAGAACGCGCTGCTCCTGCTGGCTCCACCGCTGGTGGCGATCGGCAGGGTCTTCAAACCGGTGATCTACCTGATGGATCACGTCGCGAACTGGTTCGTCCGCAAGGCCGGGCTGACGCCGCGCTCCGAGATCTCGGCGGCCTTCACCGCCGAGGAGGTGGCCTCGATCGTCGAGCAGTCCGAGCAGGAGGGCAAGATCCGCGACGACCTGGGGCTGCTGTCGGGATCCCTGGAGTTCTCGGAGCGCTCGGCCGGCGACGCGATGGTCCCGTTGACCGAACTCGACGTCCTGCCGGCCGACTGCACACCCGCCCAGGTGGAGCACGAGGTGGCGGTGACCGGCTTCTCCCGCTTCCCGGTCGCCGACCCCAGCGGCGTCATCGTCGGCTACCTGCACCTCAAGGACGTGCTCTACGCCCAGGGCCCGGATCGCGACCAACCGGTGACGCCGTGGCGGATCCGGCGGATGGAGCGGGTCCACGACACCGACGAGGTGGAGGACGCGATGCACCACATGCAGCGCACCGGCGGCCACTGCGCCGAGGTGGTCGACGCCGACGGCACGGTGAGGGGGGTGCTCTTCCTGGAGGACATCCTCGAGGAGCTGGTCGGAGAGGTGCGCGACGGGCTGCAGCGCGACCAGGGCTGATGGGGCGCCTCACGGCCGCCCGAAGATCTGATGGGTTCCGACGCGACGCCAGATGACATGAGGCTCACCTGGATGCACTTCATCCCCGTACTGCCAGGTAGCCCGACCATTTGGCGCGAAAGTCATCTCCCAGATGTCTGCGGTGCCCTCGACACGTTTCACCCGCAGGCCTTTACGGAATCCGTCTCCCCTCCTGAGGTCTTCGATGAACTGTGTCACTGCGGATCTGAAGCGACGCCGATCGGTCGGACTGAGCGCCCGTAGGTCCTTGAAGAATCGCGGTTCGGTCTCGAATGTGGGCGCCATCAGCGCTCGTCGAGTGCGGCCAAGAACTCGTCCCCGTCGCCGTGGACGGTGCCTTCCCCGCGAGCGATCTGCTCGTTGACCTCTCGCTCCCCCTGCTGCCAACCCTCCGTCCAGAACCACGATTGATCCGTTGGCACCTCGGTCAGCCCGGTCAGGACGACGCGCCCTGACTCGAGAGTGAAGGCGATGTCATCCCCTTCTCGGACGTGAAGATACTTCCGGACCTCCGCCGGCAGGGTGATCTGGCCCTTGCCACGTAGACGCGTCTTCATCCTCATCACCTCACCTGGTTCGACAATCAGACTTTCCGACATTCTACCCGAGTCGTCGACAGATGAACATGGCTCTATACGGGGCGGGTCCGGACGCATACTTGCCGTCGTGACCGATGTGACCACCACCATGAGCACCTGCTTCGCCGCCCCCGACGACGCCGGACGCATCCACCGGATCGTGGAGGCCGCCTACCGGGCCAAGGGGGAAGGCGCGGGCTGGACCACCGAGTCGGGGCTGCTCGACGGCCAGCGCACCGATCTGGAGGAGATCGGCGACCTCATCGACCAGCGCGACGGCGGCCTGCTGACCCTGCGCGAGGGGAGCCGCATCGTGGCCACCTGCCAGGTG contains these protein-coding regions:
- a CDS encoding VOC family protein produces the protein MAVARCPSFVMDCPDPRVLAEFYGELLGWSVDIDDDGEWAEICRGETDCISFQRVAGYRAPQWPGQEVPQQMHLDVEVDDLDDAEAAVLRMGATKHEYQPSERGSFRVFLDPAGHPFCLCASAGGGAVGSGS
- a CDS encoding AbrB/MazE/SpoVT family DNA-binding domain-containing protein, with protein sequence MVVVTSVTTASMRPDPPRIEPCSSVDDSGRMSESLIVEPGEVMRMKTRLRGKGQITLPAEVRKYLHVREGDDIAFTLESGRVVLTGLTEVPTDQSWFWTEGWQQGEREVNEQIARGEGTVHGDGDEFLAALDER
- a CDS encoding hemolysin family protein produces the protein MWFDILMLVLGVMLVAGNAIFVSAEFSLVALDQASVERKAASGESGAATVLKASRSLSTQLSGTQVGITLTTILLGYTTQTSIADMLTGALGNAGLAQALATAIAAFVAAVLINLFSMLFGELVPKNMAMAHPMWTAGKVAPVQMFFTTLFRPLIVVLNGSANWLLHRMGIEPREEISSARSATELAALVRHSAEEGTLDISTASLLTKSIHIKELTAVDVMTDRGLVTTLPESATAADVVALAEETGHSRFPVIGSSFDDVLGLVSLRRAVGVPFERREQVPVMSSSLIAEAPRVPETVNLQTLLVRLREEGLQMAVVVDEYGGVSGVVTLEDVVEEIVGEVADEHDQRRLGIRPLPDGTYLVPGRLRPDELKERTGVVVPEDARYETLGGLVMAYLEKIPEAGDRVEVDGVGLQVARMRERRVLTLTVTPAPEPEEENEEADR
- a CDS encoding hemolysin family protein; amino-acid sequence: MSPVTGLLITVLLLGVNAFFVAGEFAVTSSRRAQIEPLYAEGRRGSTTAMYALEHVSHMLSICQLGVTVASTTLGVVAEPAIAHLVEGPLVAAGLPEASSHVVGFAVALLLVVYLHVVFGEMVPKNLSIAMPQNALLLLAPPLVAIGRVFKPVIYLMDHVANWFVRKAGLTPRSEISAAFTAEEVASIVEQSEQEGKIRDDLGLLSGSLEFSERSAGDAMVPLTELDVLPADCTPAQVEHEVAVTGFSRFPVADPSGVIVGYLHLKDVLYAQGPDRDQPVTPWRIRRMERVHDTDEVEDAMHHMQRTGGHCAEVVDADGTVRGVLFLEDILEELVGEVRDGLQRDQG
- a CDS encoding GNAT family N-acetyltransferase gives rise to the protein MDIRDATAEDAAAIAEIYNHAIRHSTATWDTRTVDVANRRAWIADHQQAGDPVLVAVNTETPGEKHILGYASYSQWRPFDGYRHTVEHSIYVHPDLHGGGTGTALMAAIIDRARARGVHVMVAGIDAANTGSIRLHERFGFSAVGHLPQVGVKFGGWLDLTFLQLTLDDRAEPPS
- a CDS encoding MOSC domain-containing protein — its product is MPGVIEAVNVVSQLHRSPGTVGVTAIDKRPVEGAVAVRPYGLYRDVQADRKHHGGLFQAVYAFSREEYRYWRGQFGRDLEAGEFGENLTTSGIALDDLEIGATVRAGSAVLEATAPRTPCNVFADFLERKNLIKEFTAHGRTGVYFRVVRRGEVSAGDQITVLATPGHGVSVADVFGGVDEASARALIDWSVGTGTALHREVAAIAARASGVDVASIPTEVRG